The Sulfitobacter sp. SK011 genome has a window encoding:
- a CDS encoding GntR family transcriptional regulator, with product MAYTDHPPHALPRFVQISEFLMREIASGRLINGERLAPEREMAAGFNVSVGTLRKSLNELEKKGLLERIQGSGNYIRQGDAVDSVYAMFRLELRKGGGLPRADVLDVALLTKPKDLPAFGTSTQATRIRRLRYLNDTIVAIEEIWLDESAGIVTAGGLSESLYHHYRTKLDLWISRAEDYVSIDTVPNWAPTLFPVRPATTTGFIERLSWADAPMPVEYSRTWFDTKQAQYVQRLK from the coding sequence ATGGCCTATACCGACCACCCACCGCACGCCTTGCCCCGGTTCGTGCAGATCAGCGAGTTCCTGATGCGCGAAATTGCATCAGGGCGATTGATCAACGGGGAACGTCTGGCACCAGAGCGAGAGATGGCAGCGGGCTTCAATGTCTCGGTCGGAACCTTGCGAAAATCGCTCAATGAGCTTGAAAAAAAGGGGCTGCTGGAACGGATACAAGGGTCTGGCAATTACATCAGACAGGGCGATGCGGTCGACAGTGTCTATGCCATGTTCCGGCTCGAATTGCGCAAGGGTGGCGGCTTGCCCCGGGCGGATGTCTTGGATGTGGCCTTGCTGACCAAACCGAAAGACCTGCCCGCATTTGGCACATCAACTCAGGCAACCCGCATCCGCCGATTGCGCTACCTGAATGATACAATTGTCGCAATCGAGGAAATCTGGCTGGATGAAAGCGCGGGAATCGTAACTGCCGGTGGGTTGTCAGAGTCTCTTTATCACCATTACCGCACCAAGCTGGATCTGTGGATTTCGCGCGCCGAAGATTACGTCAGCATCGACACAGTACCCAACTGGGCCCCCACCCTTTTTCCAGTGCGCCCTGCCACAACGACCGGATTTATCGAACGGCTCAGCTGGGCAGATGCACCGATGCCGGTCGAATACTCCCGCACGTGGTTTGACACCAAACAGGCACAATACGTCCAACGATTGAAATGA
- a CDS encoding Gfo/Idh/MocA family protein, translating into MGTTIRYGMIGCGMMGHEHLRNIALLDNARVTVIFEPDPQMAASALETAPGARPVNSLVDLLAQEDVDCLVITSPNFCHMEQLCEIAATRTLPILVEKPLFTNIADLAALEEFERDYPAPVWVAMEYRFMPPIAAFAHQVVQATGGIKMLTIREHRFPFLTKVGDWNRFNAKTGGTFVEKCCHFFDLMRLLIGAEPVRIMASAGQDVNHLDETYDGVHSDIIDNGFVIVDFENGARAMLELCMFAEGAEFQEEISAVGPLGKLEARVPGPGRFWPEHLGAPPTPLLIESPRDPRGPRTTPIPVDPALLDAGDHNGSTFYQHQLFLKLVRGELDAPGVSLDDGKKAVLMGFAAQQSAQTGKAVELADWFEK; encoded by the coding sequence ATGGGTACCACAATCAGATACGGCATGATCGGCTGCGGCATGATGGGCCACGAACACCTGCGCAACATCGCTTTGCTGGACAATGCAAGGGTCACAGTGATCTTTGAACCAGACCCGCAGATGGCTGCCTCTGCCCTAGAAACGGCCCCTGGCGCACGGCCTGTCAACTCTCTGGTCGACCTCTTGGCCCAAGAAGATGTGGATTGTCTGGTCATCACCAGTCCAAACTTTTGCCATATGGAACAGCTTTGCGAAATCGCCGCCACCCGCACATTGCCCATTCTTGTGGAAAAACCCTTGTTCACCAACATTGCTGATTTGGCCGCGTTAGAAGAGTTCGAGCGAGATTACCCTGCCCCCGTCTGGGTCGCGATGGAATATCGCTTCATGCCGCCCATCGCTGCATTTGCCCATCAGGTGGTGCAGGCCACAGGCGGGATCAAGATGCTGACGATCCGTGAACACCGCTTCCCCTTCCTCACCAAAGTCGGCGATTGGAACCGGTTCAATGCCAAGACCGGCGGCACATTTGTTGAAAAATGCTGTCACTTCTTTGACCTGATGCGGCTGCTGATCGGGGCAGAACCTGTGCGGATCATGGCCTCGGCTGGGCAGGACGTGAACCATCTGGATGAGACCTACGATGGCGTGCACTCAGATATCATCGACAATGGCTTTGTCATCGTTGATTTTGAGAACGGTGCGCGCGCGATGTTGGAGTTGTGTATGTTCGCAGAAGGTGCGGAGTTTCAGGAAGAGATTTCGGCCGTTGGTCCACTGGGCAAGCTCGAAGCCAGGGTACCGGGTCCGGGGCGGTTCTGGCCGGAACATCTGGGTGCGCCACCGACGCCTTTGCTGATCGAAAGCCCCCGTGACCCGCGCGGCCCGCGCACCACCCCGATCCCTGTTGATCCCGCTTTGCTGGACGCGGGCGATCACAACGGATCGACCTTTTATCAACACCAGTTGTTTCTGAAGTTGGTGCGCGGTGAGCTTGATGCGCCCGGCGTCAGTCTCGATGATGGCAAAAAGGCCGTGTTGATGGGATTTGCAGCCCAGCAAAGTGCGCAGACAGGTAAAGCTGTTGAACTGGCAGATT